From Saccharothrix espanaensis DSM 44229, the proteins below share one genomic window:
- a CDS encoding TetR/AcrR family transcriptional regulator, whose translation MPRISAETVAQHRANRLRDLLAAGRAIVAEEGPDALTLAALARRVGLSRPSLYEYFRSREELVAAIVTDELPDQARRLAAAVHAVEGVAAKLEAYLRTVLEIIVDGSHGAVVALSAHALPEASRRQIRAEHEKLLAPLVGVLVEARVPQPGLRALLVHGSVEAAARTVRPGDVEQSENVLRALLEQTLHGLNGPS comes from the coding sequence GTGCCGAGGATCAGCGCCGAGACCGTCGCGCAACACCGCGCGAACCGGCTGCGCGATCTGCTCGCCGCGGGTCGCGCGATCGTGGCCGAGGAAGGCCCGGACGCCCTGACGCTGGCCGCGCTGGCCCGCCGGGTGGGTCTGTCCCGGCCGTCGCTCTACGAGTACTTCCGGTCCCGCGAGGAGCTGGTCGCGGCCATCGTGACCGACGAACTGCCTGATCAGGCCCGTCGCCTGGCGGCGGCGGTGCACGCGGTCGAGGGGGTGGCCGCGAAGCTGGAGGCCTACCTGCGGACCGTGCTGGAGATCATCGTGGACGGCAGCCACGGCGCGGTGGTGGCCCTCTCGGCGCACGCCCTCCCGGAAGCCAGCCGCCGCCAGATCCGCGCCGAGCACGAGAAGCTCCTGGCCCCGCTGGTGGGTGTGCTGGTCGAAGCCCGCGTGCCCCAGCCGGGTCTGCGCGCCCTGCTCGTCCACGGTTCGGTGGAGGCCGCGGCGCGCACCGTGCGGCCGGGCGACGTGGAGCAGAGCGAGAACGTCCTGCGGGCGTTGCTGGAACAGACCCTGCACGGCCTGAACGGCCCGTCGTAA